From Phragmites australis chromosome 5, lpPhrAust1.1, whole genome shotgun sequence, a single genomic window includes:
- the LOC133919624 gene encoding basic helix-loop-helix protein 79-like, protein MARCGGGDSLSRRVHQETVESLCQGLLGLDDDKFGAMCSAFGYLQEWPDLSGVCGTNLGAPSAAAQETCNGNDSTSCSGSGSGGGGAGGFRKRRLEAYLDAKGDGNDMCKRPRGKQQLGDLGEIAAPGKGKQERPKAGTKKKAEVASSTAAAGDQKTDYIHVRARRGQATDSHSLAERVRRERISERMRYLQELVPGCSKVTGKAGMLDEIINYVQSLQKQVEFLSMKIAASNPVVSFDIVEDLFGRQLKQACNTAALPAMALPAGQLEPSCHQMSPMQQVHPSASSPGFGLEMVVNSPYPPATGGPALAAPGVSIESCLNVNGAAAWDIGSQNLFRGFDAQFQSVESDCLLDNLKMEM, encoded by the exons ATGGCGCGATGCGGCGGTGGCGACTCGTTGTCGCGGAGGGTGCACCAGGAGACCGTGGAGAGCCTCTGCCAGGGGCTGCTCGGCCTCGACGACGACAAGTTCGGCGCAATGTGCAGCGCGTTTGGCTACCTCCAGGAGTGGCCGGACCTGAGCGGTGTGTGCGGCACGAATCTTGGGGCGCCCAGCGCGGCGGCACAGGAGACCTGCAACGGAAACGACTCCACCTCttgcagcggcagcggcagcggcggcggcggcgccggcggcttcAGGAAGAGGAGACTGGAAGCTTACCTCGATGCAAAG GGTGATGGCAACGACATGTGCAAGAGACCGAGAGGGAAGCAGCAGCTGGGTGATCTTGGTGAGATCGCAGCGCCAGGGAAAGGGAAGCAGGAGAGGCCAAAGGCAGGCACGAAGAAGAAGGCAGAGGTGGCGTCGTCGACAGCGGCGGCTGGCGATCAGAAGACCGACTACATCCACGTCAGGGCGCGCCGCGGCCAGGCCACGGATAGCCACAGCCTCGCCGAGCGG GTGAGGAGGGAGAGGATCAGCGAGAGGATGAGGTACCTGCAGGAGCTGGTGCCCGGGTGCAGCAAGGTCACCGGCAAGGCCGGCATGCTCGACGAGATAATCAACTATGTCCAGTCCCTGCAGAAGCAAGTCGAG TTCCTGTCCATGAAGATCGCCGCATCCAACCCGGTGGTGAGCTTCGACATCGTTGAGGACCTCTTCGGCAGGCAGCTGAAGCAGGCGTGCAACACTGCAGCTCTGCCTGCGATGGCTCTGCCGGCTGGGCAGCTGGAGCCGTCCTGCCATCAGATGAGCCCCATGCAGCAGGTGCACCCGTCTGCAAGCTCCCCGGGCTTTGGGTTGGAGATGGTCGTCAACAGCCCATACCCGCCGGCAACGGGCGGGCCGGCGTTGGCGGCGCCCGGCGTGTCGATTGAATCTTGCCTCAAC GTGAATGGAGCTGCTGCCTGGGACATTGGCTCCCAGAATTTGTTCCGTGGATTTGATGCACAATTTCAGTCAGTAGAAA GTGATTGTTTGCTAGACAACCTCAAAATGGAAATGTAA